The sequence GTTTTTTTATTTTTGTCTTACTTTTCATTTTTATGCAGGGAAGAGGATTCGAACCTCTGAAGGCACTAAGCCACAGCGTCTTGAGCGCTGCCCGTTTGACCGCTTCGGTATCCCTGCTTACATTTATTTATATAGGGATACAAAAGCAGTTTTAAATTTTACTTAATTTCTTTTAAATTATCTTTTAATATTTGAATAGATTTAATCATAATTTCTTTTGCTTCTATTTGGCCGAATGATTCTATAGTAAATAAAATTTCTTTTTCATTTGGTTTAACGTAAACTATTTCTTCATTAAATTTTACATATTCATCTAAAAAATCAAATGCTATTTTATCTTTATTTTTTATTTTCTCAAAAGTTTCTTTATCAACTTCAATTATTTTTTCTTTTTCAATTTTATCTTTACTAACTTTCTCTATTATTGGTGTATAAGAATAATAAACTAAACCAGGAGAAAATTTTGTATGCTGTATTCCCTTTCCAAATCTTGCTATTGCTAAAAAATTTAATTGTTGATCTTTTGCTAATTCTACAATAGGAATTTTATCATATACTACTTCTGCCTTTCCTTTTAAATCAGAAGAATAAACAATACATGGACCTTTAGCGTTTAATTTTAATTCTATTTCACATAAACTACATCCTTTACCTTTACATTTACATTCTCCTTTTAATTCCATATCTTTAGGAGTCTTTAATGGTATTAAACCCAACCTTAGTGCTAATACTTCATCATATAAAACAGAATCATTATTATAAAATTCAACCTCATCTATTGCTAATATAGGAATTTCTAAAGAAGATCTTCTTATAGCATTTGCTAAACTATCTTCTATTTCTAATAAAAAAGATATTTTTTCTTTTTTATTTTCTAATACTTTCATTTTTTTCTTTATTTTTCTTTGTTTTTAAATTTAATTAAACTCTTCTTCCCCTTCTTCCACCTTTTTTCTTAGGACCACCTCTTGGTACTTTAGTAATATCAATTACATTTAATATTTTAAATCCTTCTTTTCCGAAAGTTTTGACAGCAGAATATGCTCCTGGACCTGGACTTGTCATTCCTGTTTGTGCTTTTATTTTAATAAAAAGAGAATTTATTCCTAAATCTTTAGCTATTTCTGCTACCCTTTTTGCTACAAACATTGCTATAGTAGGATTTGCTTTTAATCTATCCTGCTTTGTGACTTGCCCTCCAGATATTCTAGCTATAGTTTTACCTGTTAAGTCAGTTAAGTTAATTATTGTATTATTAAAAGATGTATAAATATATACCACACCAATTATTTCTTCTTTTTCTTTCATTTTTCTTCTATAAAAATATTTTCATTTAGTTTTTTATTATTTTCTTCTGAAATTTTCTTTTTTAAAGTAATTTCAATTTTTTCTTCTTCTCCTTTTTTCACTATGTAACTAGGAGAATTTACTCTAACACCTCCTACTTTAACATGTTTATGAACTATAAGCTGTCTTGCTAATTTAGGAGTAATATTATATTTTTTACTTAAAATTGTTTGTAACCTTCTTTTTAACCAATCTTCTTTATTTAATGCTAAAACATCAGAAATACTCTTTACATTTAAACCTATCTTATTTAATTTTTCTATAAATTTTTTTTGTTCTTCGTATGATGCTGTTAATATTTTTTTTGCTTTTTCTCTTATTTTATTAATTTTATATTCTGCTTTCCATATTTCTCTTTTGTTTTTTAATCCATATTTTTCTTTTATTTTATTTTCTTCTTCAATTCTTAATTTATCAAAAGGTTTTTTTGGTCTTGAATATTTTTTCTTTTTTCTTATCATTTTTTATTATTTTTTTGATTTAGTTGGTTGTTGTTTTTTTCTTTGAACTCCAACTACCTTATTCTTTCTAAAATGAGATTTTGTTCTCTGTCCTCTTACAGGTTGACCTGTAGCATGTCTTAATCCTCTGTAAGATCTTATCTTCTTTAATCTTTTTATATCAAATTCTTTTCTTAAATCTAAATCAGAACCAATTAAATGAATATCTTCTTTACTTTCTCTCTCATTTCTTCTGTTAAATAAATGAGAAGGCAAATCTGGATTTTGAATAAAATTTGATATTTTATCTATCTCTTCTTTTGTTAATTCAGAAATTCTTTTATTTTTATCTATATCTAAAATATTACATACAGCATTAGAAAAACTCCATGAAACTCCCTTTATCTTTGTTAAAGCAGGATAAACTCTCATATTAGATGGTATATCAACAGATAGAATTCTAATTAAGTTTTCTTCTTTTTCTTCTTTATTTTGTTTTATTATCTTATCCA is a genomic window of Candidatus Pacearchaeota archaeon containing:
- a CDS encoding DNA-directed RNA polymerase subunit D, which codes for MKVLENKKEKISFLLEIEDSLANAIRRSSLEIPILAIDEVEFYNNDSVLYDEVLALRLGLIPLKTPKDMELKGECKCKGKGCSLCEIELKLNAKGPCIVYSSDLKGKAEVVYDKIPIVELAKDQQLNFLAIARFGKGIQHTKFSPGLVYYSYTPIIEKVSKDKIEKEKIIEVDKETFEKIKNKDKIAFDFLDEYVKFNEEIVYVKPNEKEILFTIESFGQIEAKEIMIKSIQILKDNLKEIK
- the rpsK gene encoding 30S ribosomal protein S11; the encoded protein is MKEKEEIIGVVYIYTSFNNTIINLTDLTGKTIARISGGQVTKQDRLKANPTIAMFVAKRVAEIAKDLGINSLFIKIKAQTGMTSPGPGAYSAVKTFGKEGFKILNVIDITKVPRGGPKKKGGRRGRRV
- a CDS encoding 30S ribosomal protein S4; amino-acid sequence: MIRKKKKYSRPKKPFDKLRIEEENKIKEKYGLKNKREIWKAEYKINKIREKAKKILTASYEEQKKFIEKLNKIGLNVKSISDVLALNKEDWLKRRLQTILSKKYNITPKLARQLIVHKHVKVGGVRVNSPSYIVKKGEEEKIEITLKKKISEENNKKLNENIFIEEK
- a CDS encoding 30S ribosomal protein S13, whose product is MDKIIKQNKEEKEENLIRILSVDIPSNMRVYPALTKIKGVSWSFSNAVCNILDIDKNKRISELTKEEIDKISNFIQNPDLPSHLFNRRNERESKEDIHLIGSDLDLRKEFDIKRLKKIRSYRGLRHATGQPVRGQRTKSHFRKNKVVGVQRKKQQPTKSKK